In one window of Bacillota bacterium DNA:
- a CDS encoding HD-GYP domain-containing protein — protein sequence MRRIPVYALQPGMKVARPVYGSEGLVLLQRNLILTRRYITQLKQLGMPFLYIDDGLLEGHDVADVIRDETRHQAVQRVRNLVAAVETPNPTSHVLLRTQQASRAVHDIVSDLLSQRNLMVNLVDIRLEDDYLFSHSVNVCILSLITGLTAGLKRDQLVNLGVGAILHDVGKGAIPHHILYKNGSLTADEFETVKTHTTKGYEILQNIPDGREVALEHHERYDGNGYPDGKQGRQIHQHAQIASICDVYDAVTSARIYREAHPPHEAVELVSASGNRAFSLDLVQKFLRNIAAYPSGSIVELSDQRVGIVVDTPPGFSKYPRVRLLFDQDRQPYKSPIEINTLDHPSLMIRKVLTEQEFAALRGVII from the coding sequence ATGCGCAGAATTCCAGTCTATGCACTTCAGCCGGGCATGAAGGTTGCGCGCCCAGTATATGGAAGCGAAGGCCTTGTGTTGCTGCAGCGCAACTTGATCCTCACCCGCCGCTACATAACACAGCTAAAACAACTGGGCATGCCCTTTCTCTATATTGACGATGGCCTACTTGAGGGTCATGACGTAGCCGATGTTATCCGCGATGAAACTCGCCACCAAGCTGTGCAAAGAGTGCGGAACCTCGTAGCCGCCGTGGAGACACCTAACCCGACCAGCCATGTCTTGCTCCGCACCCAGCAAGCCTCGCGCGCGGTGCATGACATTGTCAGCGACTTACTTAGTCAACGCAACCTCATGGTTAACCTGGTAGACATCCGACTCGAAGATGACTACCTGTTTTCGCATTCTGTAAATGTATGCATTTTGTCACTTATTACGGGCCTGACGGCAGGCCTTAAACGCGACCAATTGGTGAACCTCGGGGTGGGCGCCATACTGCATGATGTGGGTAAAGGAGCAATTCCGCACCACATTCTATACAAGAATGGCTCTCTCACGGCTGATGAATTCGAAACCGTAAAGACCCACACTACCAAGGGGTATGAGATTTTACAGAACATACCAGATGGACGCGAGGTGGCCCTAGAACACCACGAGCGCTACGACGGCAATGGCTACCCCGACGGCAAGCAGGGCCGGCAAATACATCAGCATGCCCAAATCGCTTCCATCTGCGACGTTTATGATGCGGTCACTTCGGCGAGGATCTATCGCGAGGCGCACCCGCCCCACGAAGCGGTAGAGTTGGTCTCGGCCTCAGGCAATCGCGCTTTTAGCCTAGACCTAGTACAGAAGTTCTTGCGCAACATCGCAGCCTACCCTTCTGGCTCGATAGTGGAGCTCTCTGACCAGCGCGTAGGCATAGTGGTTGACACCCCACCTGGTTTCAGCAAGTACCCCCGTGTAAGGCTTCTTTTTGATCAAGACAGGCAGCCCTACAAGTCACCTATCGAGATCAATACTCTTGATCACCCTTCCCTCATGATTCGCAAAGTCTTGACTGAACAGGAATTTGCGGCCTTGCGGGGTGTGATAATTTAA